A region of Thermobifida halotolerans DNA encodes the following proteins:
- a CDS encoding acetyl-CoA C-acetyltransferase yields MAEAYIVSAVRTPVGRRKGGLSHVHPADLAGHVLRAAVERAGVDPADVDDVILGCVDQLGAQSTNIARTAWLAEGLPEHVPGTTIDRQCGSSQQAVHFAAQAVMSGTQDLVLAGGVEVMSLVPISSPAVVGEQQGMGAPYGSPGWTARYGDQEVSQFRGAELIAERWDITRADMEEFALDSHRRAIAAREAGAFDAETVPYAGVTADEGPRPDTSLEKMAGLKPLAEGGRITAAVSSQISDGAAALLVASEKAVRRHGLTPLARVHAMAVTGADPILMLSAPIPATRRVLERAGLTLDDIDHYEINEAFAPVVLAWLRELGVDPERANPLGGAIALGHPLGATGAKLMTTLVHHLRRTGGRYGLQTMCEGGGMANATVVEAL; encoded by the coding sequence ATGGCAGAGGCATACATCGTCAGCGCTGTCCGCACCCCCGTGGGGCGCCGGAAGGGCGGCCTGAGCCACGTCCACCCCGCCGACCTCGCCGGCCACGTCCTCAGGGCCGCCGTCGAGCGCGCGGGAGTCGACCCCGCGGACGTCGACGACGTCATCCTCGGCTGCGTCGACCAGCTCGGCGCGCAGTCGACCAACATCGCCCGCACCGCCTGGCTGGCCGAAGGGCTGCCCGAGCACGTCCCGGGCACCACCATCGACCGCCAGTGCGGCTCCTCCCAGCAGGCCGTCCACTTCGCCGCCCAGGCCGTGATGTCGGGAACCCAGGACCTGGTGCTGGCCGGGGGAGTGGAGGTGATGAGCCTGGTGCCCATCTCCAGTCCGGCGGTCGTCGGCGAGCAGCAGGGCATGGGCGCGCCCTACGGCAGCCCCGGCTGGACCGCCCGCTACGGAGACCAGGAGGTCTCCCAGTTCCGCGGGGCCGAACTGATCGCCGAGAGGTGGGACATCACCCGCGCGGACATGGAGGAGTTCGCCCTGGACAGCCACCGGCGGGCGATCGCGGCCCGGGAGGCGGGCGCGTTCGACGCGGAGACGGTCCCCTACGCGGGCGTCACCGCGGACGAGGGGCCGCGGCCCGACACCTCCCTGGAGAAGATGGCCGGGTTGAAGCCCCTGGCCGAGGGCGGCCGGATCACCGCCGCCGTCTCCAGTCAGATCTCCGACGGGGCGGCGGCCCTGCTCGTCGCCTCCGAGAAGGCGGTCAGGCGGCACGGCCTCACCCCGCTGGCCCGGGTGCACGCCATGGCCGTCACCGGCGCCGACCCGATCCTGATGCTGAGCGCCCCCATCCCGGCGACCCGGCGGGTGCTGGAGAGGGCGGGGCTGACGCTCGACGACATCGACCACTACGAGATCAACGAGGCGTTCGCGCCCGTGGTGCTGGCCTGGCTGCGTGAGCTCGGCGTCGACCCGGAGCGGGCCAACCCCCTGGGCGGGGCCATCGCCCTGGGCCACCCGCTGGGCGCGACCGGGGCGAAGCTCATGACGACCCTGGTGCACCACCTGCGCCGCACCGGCGGACGCTACGGCCTGCAGACGATGTGCGAGGGCGGCGGTATGGCCAACGCCACCGTCGTCGAGGCGCTCTGA